The sequence TGATACAGAGGTTTCTTTTCAATAGGGTCAATATTAAAAGCTTCAATTTTAGATACTTCTCGAAAGACTATCTGCAACTCATTAGAGACAGTCTTTGCCATTTTATTACCACAAAAGCCTACTTCACCATCTTTTAATCTGCATCTTCTAGAACATATTAAACATGAAATAAAACCATTTTCTTTTAGATATATGTTTGGAGGTAAACTCATTTAGTTTTGTCACCCCTCACTAAATCTAGTTACTTTAAAACGATATATCTTAATACCTTGTTCATCTAAGGAAAGATCTACTTTTTGACTTGCAATTCTAAGCTGGTTAAAAACAGTGTCTACACCTTCTAAGTCAGGTAATAATACTCCACGGCGATAGTCTTTTTCAATAACAACACCATATTTTTGTGCATCTAGTTGGTTTGTATCAGATACGTATTCTAAGGGTGAAATAACATCTACAGAAAATTGAAGCTTATTAATTTCAGAAATTAGCACTTCGGGAAAACGGGGATCATTTGTACCGGCACTTACTGCATTTTGAATTATTTCATAAGCCAAGTTTTCTTTTGTTGGCTCTAAAGTACCAATACAACCTCTAAGATTACCATCAATATCTTTTATTGAAACAAACGCTCCCCTAGGGTTGTAAAAGAGCTGGGGTAAATTTTTAGGCGGTAAAATAAACTTTTCTTCTTTTACATATAAGGTTAAACTATCTCTTGCT comes from Natranaerobius trueperi and encodes:
- the amrA gene encoding AmmeMemoRadiSam system protein A — protein: MSNTERETALTLARDSLTLYVKEEKFILPPKNLPQLFYNPRGAFVSIKDIDGNLRGCIGTLEPTKENLAYEIIQNAVSAGTNDPRFPEVLISEINKLQFSVDVISPLEYVSDTNQLDAQKYGVVIEKDYRRGVLLPDLEGVDTVFNQLRIASQKVDLSLDEQGIKIYRFKVTRFSEG